In Syntrophaceae bacterium, one genomic interval encodes:
- a CDS encoding MBL fold metallo-hydrolase: MIIKSEGKLAEGLYAIGGPHLPAYLLAGETPVLFDAGMTFMGPTYRKDLQDRLGDAGRLRFVCLTHAHFDHCGSCPYLKRHIPGLRVGAHRLAAETLRKASAIELIRSLSGNCEELYRDQVGSEDISFDSLEVDVILEDGDEMDFGGGLTFRVIATPGHTRDSVCYFIPRLRALITGEAVGVFDRNFTIQPEFLASYRDYVASLEKLLSLDPDLIMMSHYYTLTGEDARGYIARSLEQTRVFRDRIERFLHDSGGDRDAVVRRIHGEDYLSTGANLQEERPYLINLQAKVRVVAEGR; the protein is encoded by the coding sequence ATGATCATCAAAAGCGAGGGGAAACTGGCCGAAGGCCTTTATGCCATTGGAGGGCCGCACCTGCCGGCCTATCTGCTGGCCGGGGAAACGCCCGTCCTGTTCGATGCCGGCATGACGTTCATGGGGCCCACCTACCGGAAGGATCTCCAGGACCGCCTGGGAGATGCCGGCCGGCTCCGGTTCGTTTGCCTGACCCATGCCCATTTCGATCATTGCGGCTCCTGTCCGTACCTGAAGCGCCATATCCCGGGCCTGCGTGTGGGAGCGCACCGCCTGGCGGCAGAGACCCTGCGGAAGGCGAGCGCCATCGAGCTTATCCGTAGTCTGAGCGGGAACTGCGAGGAGTTGTACAGGGATCAAGTGGGCAGCGAAGACATCTCGTTCGATTCCCTGGAGGTTGACGTCATCCTGGAAGACGGCGACGAGATGGACTTCGGCGGCGGCCTGACCTTCCGGGTGATCGCCACACCCGGGCATACCCGGGATTCCGTCTGCTATTTCATCCCCCGGCTGAGGGCCCTCATCACCGGCGAGGCCGTCGGGGTCTTCGACAGGAACTTCACGATCCAGCCGGAGTTCCTGGCGAGCTACCGGGATTATGTGGCCTCTCTCGAGAAGCTTCTCTCCCTGGATCCGGACCTCATCATGATGAGCCACTACTACACGCTCACCGGCGAAGATGCCCGGGGGTACATAGCCCGTTCCTTGGAACAGACGAGGGTATTCCGGGACCGGATTGAGCGCTTCCTGCATGATTCCGGAGGAGATCGAGATGCCGTGGTCCGGCGGATTCACGGGGAGGACTACCTCTCGACGGGGGCGAACCTCCAGGAGGAGCGCCCCTATCTCATCAACCTCCAGGCGAAGGTCCGGGTTGTGGCGGAGGGGAGATAA
- a CDS encoding fused MFS/spermidine synthase, with the protein MKTSRFPCRLFGITFFLLLLLGTPQKVPAGNEQTLYEGDSIYNHITIRQAGLNRCMIFGRHRDQRQTCMNIPRPDESVFEYTAMMFVGFQFLPDTRSVCLIGLGGGYIPTVFRMHLPQVRLQSVEVDPLVVRLAKDYFHFQLAAGHALSVTDGRQYLRRNPGKFDQIWIDAFNSDYIPAHMTTKEFLELCLSRLTQNGVVVQNVHNSNQLFDAQVTTFRSVFRHVYVFEGTNSSNSIIVATRAPLYPPPRLCGERCRSRIGPIDLIRESRKFDPNPRIRKEKILTDDYNPANLLLNRR; encoded by the coding sequence ATGAAAACATCCCGATTCCCGTGCCGCCTGTTCGGCATCACATTCTTCCTGCTCCTTCTTCTCGGGACGCCGCAGAAGGTCCCGGCGGGAAACGAGCAGACCCTCTACGAAGGGGATTCGATTTACAACCATATCACGATCCGCCAGGCGGGTTTGAACCGCTGCATGATCTTCGGGCGTCATCGGGACCAGCGCCAGACCTGCATGAACATCCCACGGCCCGATGAATCCGTCTTCGAATACACCGCCATGATGTTCGTCGGGTTTCAGTTTCTTCCGGACACCCGGAGTGTCTGCCTCATCGGCCTCGGGGGAGGCTATATCCCGACGGTGTTCCGCATGCATCTGCCCCAGGTCCGTCTGCAGTCCGTGGAGGTGGATCCGCTGGTGGTCCGTCTCGCAAAGGATTACTTTCATTTTCAGCTTGCCGCGGGCCATGCCCTGTCCGTCACCGACGGCCGGCAATATCTTCGGAGAAATCCCGGGAAATTCGACCAGATCTGGATCGATGCCTTCAATTCCGATTACATCCCGGCGCACATGACGACAAAGGAGTTCCTCGAACTGTGCCTTTCGAGACTGACGCAAAATGGTGTCGTCGTCCAGAACGTCCACAACTCGAATCAGCTCTTTGACGCCCAGGTAACGACTTTCCGCAGCGTCTTCCGCCATGTCTACGTCTTCGAGGGAACGAACAGCAGCAATTCCATCATCGTTGCCACCCGGGCCCCCCTGTATCCGCCGCCCCGGCTCTGCGGAGAGCGTTGCAGGAGCCGGATCGGTCCGATCGACCTGATCCGGGAATCCCGGAAATTCGACCCGAATCCCAGAATCCGGAAGGAAAAGATCCTGACAGACGACTATAACCCGGCCAACCTTCTCTTGAATCGAAGATAA
- a CDS encoding fused MFS/spermidine synthase — protein MGLAYFAFALLLFTFGSVIMSLEILSSNLMSPYFGGSVYIWGSIISSFMVHFSIGYVLGGYLAKRAFKVSFFAVLLIVSSAWVLFIPLLHAPACNFIADRIVDVRAGSLAAMNILFFVPITIMATVSPYIIGILTHYHRDSSLTAGLVLFLSTFGSFVGTNLTAFFLIDWFPVSRIVTGLGWICLAASLLVLSFRLDRKLGRASRIRL, from the coding sequence ATGGGACTCGCATACTTTGCGTTTGCATTGCTTCTGTTCACATTCGGATCGGTCATCATGAGCCTCGAGATCCTCTCGTCAAACCTGATGTCCCCATATTTCGGAGGCTCTGTGTACATATGGGGCAGCATCATCAGTTCCTTCATGGTCCATTTTTCCATTGGATATGTCCTGGGCGGTTACCTGGCGAAACGGGCCTTCAAGGTTTCCTTTTTCGCCGTCCTCCTGATTGTCAGCTCGGCCTGGGTACTATTCATCCCCCTGCTCCACGCCCCCGCGTGCAATTTCATCGCCGACCGGATTGTCGATGTCCGCGCCGGATCGCTCGCGGCCATGAATATCCTCTTTTTCGTTCCCATCACGATCATGGCCACGGTATCACCTTACATCATCGGAATCCTGACCCATTATCACCGGGATTCGAGTCTGACCGCCGGTCTGGTCCTCTTCCTTTCGACCTTCGGCTCCTTCGTGGGGACAAACCTGACGGCTTTCTTCCTGATCGACTGGTTTCCCGTATCGAGAATCGTCACCGGGTTGGGCTGGATATGCCTGGCCGCGTCACTGCTGGTCCTTTCTTTCCGGCTGGACAGGAAACTCGGCCGCGCCTCCCGTATCCGCCTATAG
- a CDS encoding cold-shock protein: MAEGKVKWFNEQKGFGFIEKDEGGDVFVHFSAIQGTGFKTLVEGQRVSFDVTQGKKGPAAENVKPL, from the coding sequence ATGGCAGAAGGAAAGGTGAAGTGGTTCAACGAGCAGAAAGGCTTCGGGTTCATCGAGAAGGATGAAGGCGGCGATGTGTTCGTCCATTTCAGTGCGATCCAGGGCACTGGCTTCAAGACGCTGGTCGAGGGTCAGCGTGTGAGTTTCGATGTCACGCAGGGCAAGAAAGGCCCCGCGGCGGAAAACGTAAAGCCCCTGTAA
- a CDS encoding tryptophan synthase subunit alpha, translating into MLVGRIEKAFARRKAEGRKVFVAYLTAGDPDLETTEALALALEAAGVDILEIGVPFSDPTADGPVIQAASQRALKRGTTLAGILDRIDSLRRRSDIPVVLFGYFNPILSYGVERFARDAAAAGVDGLLVVDLPFEETGELRRFTDPAGLAFISLVAPTTDTKRARTILRRATGFVYAISVTGVTGTSTPRPDDVRRDLERIREETDLPIVAGFGIATAGQAAGIAPLADGIVVGSALVRLIRENAGSVNLVKTAVSFVREIREAIDGKRQEGPGGLEKRRWS; encoded by the coding sequence ATGCTCGTGGGACGCATTGAGAAGGCGTTTGCCCGAAGAAAAGCGGAGGGACGAAAGGTTTTTGTGGCCTACCTGACGGCGGGGGATCCGGATCTGGAGACGACGGAGGCGCTGGCCCTGGCCCTGGAGGCCGCCGGAGTCGATATCCTCGAGATAGGGGTTCCATTTTCCGACCCCACGGCCGACGGCCCGGTCATCCAGGCGGCGTCCCAACGGGCGCTGAAGCGGGGGACAACCCTGGCGGGGATTCTCGACCGGATCGATTCCCTTCGCCGGCGGTCCGACATTCCCGTGGTGCTGTTCGGATATTTCAATCCCATCCTGAGCTACGGAGTCGAGCGGTTTGCCCGGGATGCCGCCGCCGCGGGCGTGGATGGGCTTCTCGTAGTCGATCTCCCCTTCGAGGAGACTGGAGAGTTGAGACGGTTCACAGATCCGGCGGGCCTGGCCTTCATTTCGCTCGTTGCACCGACGACGGACACGAAGCGGGCAAGGACGATCCTTCGCCGGGCGACGGGTTTCGTCTATGCCATCTCCGTTACGGGGGTGACGGGCACGAGCACACCGCGGCCGGATGATGTCCGGCGCGATTTGGAAAGGATCCGGGAGGAGACGGATCTGCCGATCGTCGCCGGATTCGGCATTGCCACGGCCGGGCAGGCAGCCGGTATCGCGCCCTTGGCCGACGGCATCGTTGTCGGCAGTGCGCTGGTCCGGCTGATCAGGGAAAATGCAGGCAGCGTTAATCTGGTCAAGACAGCGGTTTCCTTTGTCCGGGAGATCCGGGAAGCCATCGACGGAAAGCGGCAGGAGGGACCGGGCGGTTTGGAGAAGAGAAGATGGAGTTGA
- the trpB gene encoding tryptophan synthase subunit beta produces MKTNRQPDRRGHFGPFGGRYAAETLMPALYELEAAYREARRDQQFRREFRMLQRDYGGRETPLYFASRLTESLGGARIYLKREDLNHTGSHKINNTLGQALLARRMGKRKVIAETGAGQHGVATATVAALFGMECRIFMGKEDIRRQAPNVYRMKILGAEVVPVSSGTATLKDAMNEAMRYWTATVRDTFYVIGTTAGPHPYPMMVRDFQSAIGREARRQIMEKEGRLPDLLVACVGGGSNAMGLFYPFRNDPGVKMIGVEAAGLGLETGMHAASITAGRIGVLHGNKTFLLQDEDGQVRDAHSIAAGLDYPGVGPEHSAFHAGGRARYVAVLDREAMAAFSRLSRLEGIIPAMESAHAVAYAMTLAPTLGKDSIMIVNLSGRGDKDAEVMAGRQEKEDARGTH; encoded by the coding sequence ATGAAGACGAACAGGCAGCCGGACCGGCGCGGCCATTTCGGCCCCTTCGGGGGGCGCTACGCCGCGGAGACGCTCATGCCGGCCCTTTACGAACTGGAAGCGGCCTATCGGGAGGCCCGGCGGGACCAGCAGTTCCGGCGGGAATTCAGGATGCTGCAAAGGGACTACGGCGGCCGGGAGACGCCCCTCTATTTTGCCTCCCGCCTGACGGAGTCCCTCGGCGGTGCCCGGATCTACCTGAAACGGGAAGACCTGAATCACACGGGCTCCCACAAGATCAACAACACCCTGGGGCAAGCCCTCCTGGCCCGGCGCATGGGCAAGCGAAAGGTCATCGCCGAGACCGGGGCGGGCCAGCACGGCGTGGCCACGGCCACCGTGGCGGCCCTCTTCGGCATGGAGTGCCGCATCTTCATGGGCAAGGAGGACATCCGCCGGCAGGCGCCCAACGTTTACCGTATGAAGATCCTTGGGGCCGAGGTCGTTCCCGTATCCTCCGGCACGGCGACGCTGAAGGATGCCATGAACGAGGCCATGCGGTACTGGACCGCCACTGTCCGGGATACCTTCTACGTAATCGGCACGACGGCGGGTCCCCACCCCTACCCGATGATGGTCCGCGACTTCCAGAGCGCCATCGGCCGCGAGGCAAGGCGGCAGATCATGGAGAAAGAAGGGCGGTTGCCGGACCTGCTGGTGGCCTGCGTCGGCGGAGGGAGCAACGCCATGGGACTGTTTTATCCGTTCCGCAACGATCCCGGGGTGAAAATGATCGGTGTCGAAGCGGCGGGGTTGGGTCTGGAGACGGGGATGCATGCCGCCAGCATCACCGCCGGCCGGATCGGCGTTCTCCATGGAAACAAGACCTTCCTGCTGCAGGACGAAGACGGCCAGGTGCGGGACGCCCATTCCATTGCCGCGGGGCTCGATTATCCCGGCGTGGGCCCCGAGCACAGCGCTTTTCATGCCGGCGGCCGCGCCCGTTACGTCGCCGTCCTTGATCGGGAGGCCATGGCGGCTTTTTCACGGCTGTCCAGGCTGGAAGGCATCATCCCCGCCATGGAAAGCGCCCATGCCGTCGCCTATGCCATGACCCTGGCGCCGACGCTCGGGAAGGACTCGATCATGATCGTCAACCTTTCCGGACGGGGGGACAAGGATGCGGAAGTCATGGCCGGAAGACAGGAAAAGGAGGATGCTCGTGGGACGCATTGA
- a CDS encoding phosphoribosylanthranilate isomerase: MTEIKICGITCLEDALCAARSGADALGFIFYPPSRRCVSPEQARRIRAGLPRGIVTVGVFVNQDATFVEDIAGTCGLDMIQLHGDEPPEYCRRFSRERLIRAVWPAASMDISVLGAYPVKAFLADGRDADRRGGTGRTADWTLSAALGRAFPLVLAGGLREDNIREALTAVRPRAVDINSGIETALGIKDHERMRRIIAIVRAADREAGESGDEDGPAIFCRLFPGADRGSFDVPGTRKDKP; encoded by the coding sequence ATGACGGAGATCAAGATCTGCGGGATCACGTGCCTGGAAGATGCCCTGTGCGCCGCCCGGTCGGGCGCCGACGCCCTGGGGTTCATCTTCTATCCGCCGAGCCGCCGCTGCGTTTCCCCGGAGCAGGCCCGGCGGATCAGGGCCGGACTGCCCAGGGGGATCGTCACCGTAGGTGTCTTCGTGAATCAGGACGCCACATTCGTGGAGGATATCGCCGGGACTTGCGGCCTGGACATGATCCAGCTCCACGGCGACGAACCGCCGGAATACTGCCGCCGGTTTTCCCGGGAGCGGCTGATCAGGGCCGTGTGGCCCGCGGCATCCATGGACATCAGCGTGCTGGGCGCCTATCCGGTGAAGGCTTTTCTGGCCGACGGCCGGGATGCGGACCGCCGCGGCGGGACCGGACGCACCGCCGACTGGACCCTGTCGGCCGCGCTGGGGCGGGCCTTTCCCCTTGTCCTCGCCGGGGGACTCCGGGAGGACAACATCCGGGAGGCCCTGACCGCCGTCCGACCCCGGGCGGTGGACATCAACAGCGGCATCGAGACCGCCCTGGGAATCAAGGACCATGAACGGATGCGGCGGATCATCGCCATCGTCCGGGCCGCCGACCGGGAGGCCGGGGAGTCGGGTGACGAAGACGGACCCGCGATCTTCTGTCGTTTGTTTCCCGGGGCAGACCGCGGAAGCTTCGATGTTCCCGGAACAAGAAAGGACAAGCCATGA
- the trpC gene encoding indole-3-glycerol phosphate synthase TrpC, whose translation MRCPVILDRIVEVKKREVALAKARTPLEVLERSLHGAPPVRDFREALRRNPCAIIAEIKRASPSKGRLCEDFRPREIAAAYESGGAAALSVLTDETFFEGAGVHLAEVRREAGLPVLRKDFVIDEYQIVEARLLGADAVLLIARILEEDRLREYVSRASSLGMSALVEVHGGGELDLALRAGAVLVGINNRDLDTFRTDLTTTLELAPRVPAGMTVVSESGIQTRDDIERLLAAGVHAFLIGEALMKAPDPTMKLKELMGR comes from the coding sequence ATGAGGTGTCCCGTGATACTCGACCGCATCGTGGAGGTGAAAAAACGGGAAGTGGCCCTCGCGAAGGCACGGACGCCCCTTGAGGTCCTGGAGCGCTCCCTTCACGGGGCTCCGCCCGTGCGCGATTTCCGGGAGGCGCTGCGCAGGAATCCCTGCGCGATCATTGCCGAGATCAAGCGGGCCTCCCCCTCCAAAGGCCGCCTTTGCGAGGACTTCCGGCCCCGGGAGATTGCTGCCGCCTATGAGAGCGGCGGGGCGGCCGCCCTCTCGGTCCTGACGGACGAAACGTTTTTTGAGGGCGCCGGCGTCCATCTCGCGGAGGTGCGGCGGGAGGCGGGCCTCCCCGTCCTGCGCAAGGACTTTGTCATCGACGAGTACCAGATCGTCGAGGCTCGGCTCCTGGGGGCCGATGCGGTGCTCCTGATCGCCCGCATCCTGGAGGAGGACCGGCTCCGGGAGTACGTTTCCCGGGCGTCCTCGCTGGGCATGAGCGCCCTTGTGGAGGTCCACGGCGGCGGGGAGCTGGACCTTGCCCTCCGTGCCGGGGCCGTTCTCGTGGGGATCAACAACCGCGACCTCGACACCTTCCGGACGGACCTGACGACGACGTTGGAGCTGGCGCCCCGGGTGCCGGCGGGCATGACGGTCGTCAGCGAGAGCGGCATCCAAACCCGGGACGATATTGAGCGCCTTCTCGCTGCGGGTGTGCACGCTTTTCTGATCGGCGAGGCCCTGATGAAGGCCCCCGATCCGACGATGAAACTGAAGGAGCTGATGGGACGATGA
- the trpD gene encoding anthranilate phosphoribosyltransferase has translation MLKQVLNKVVRREDLREGEMMSAMDSIMEGKATPAQIGAFITALRMKGETVEEVTGAARVMRQKATRIDARSGVIVDTCGTGGDGSNTFNISTTAAFVAAAAGLTVAKHGNRAVSSGCGSADVLEALGVNIEAEPDVVEECIQQIGIGFLFAPRLHGAMKYAAGPRRETGIRTIFNMLGPLTNPAGATAQLIGVYDPHLTETFAGVLKNLGTKRAFVVHGLDGLDEVTVTGETRVSELKDGLVRTYNFNPLDIVGEIHPPESLVGGDAEANARIVRAVLAGEHGPCRDVVVLNAAFAIVAGGKAGTVQEGAAVARECIDDGAAVKKLQALIEMSHA, from the coding sequence ATGCTGAAGCAGGTACTGAACAAGGTCGTCCGTCGGGAGGACCTGCGGGAAGGGGAGATGATGTCCGCGATGGATTCCATCATGGAGGGCAAGGCGACGCCCGCCCAGATCGGTGCCTTCATTACGGCCCTTCGCATGAAGGGAGAGACGGTCGAGGAGGTGACGGGGGCGGCGCGGGTGATGCGGCAGAAGGCGACCCGCATCGACGCCCGGTCCGGCGTCATCGTCGATACCTGCGGCACCGGCGGCGACGGGAGCAACACCTTCAACATTTCCACGACGGCAGCGTTTGTCGCGGCCGCTGCGGGCCTGACGGTGGCCAAGCACGGCAACCGGGCCGTCTCCAGCGGCTGCGGCAGCGCCGACGTTCTCGAGGCCCTGGGCGTCAACATCGAGGCGGAGCCGGACGTCGTCGAGGAGTGCATCCAGCAGATCGGCATCGGCTTTCTCTTTGCCCCCCGCCTGCACGGGGCCATGAAGTACGCCGCCGGGCCCCGCCGCGAGACGGGAATCCGGACGATCTTCAACATGCTGGGTCCCCTGACCAACCCGGCGGGCGCGACGGCCCAGCTCATCGGCGTCTACGATCCCCACCTCACGGAGACTTTCGCGGGGGTGCTGAAAAACCTGGGGACGAAGCGAGCCTTCGTCGTTCACGGCCTGGACGGGCTCGACGAAGTCACGGTGACGGGAGAGACGAGGGTTTCGGAATTGAAGGACGGCCTTGTCCGGACCTACAACTTCAACCCGCTGGATATCGTCGGGGAGATTCATCCCCCCGAATCCCTCGTGGGCGGAGACGCCGAAGCCAACGCCCGCATCGTCCGGGCCGTCCTGGCGGGAGAGCACGGACCCTGCCGGGACGTGGTGGTGCTGAATGCCGCCTTTGCCATCGTCGCCGGCGGGAAGGCCGGGACGGTCCAGGAGGGAGCCGCTGTCGCCCGGGAATGCATCGACGACGGCGCGGCCGTGAAGAAGCTCCAGGCCCTGATCGAGATGAGCCACGCCTGA
- a CDS encoding aminodeoxychorismate/anthranilate synthase component II, with protein MILMIDNYDSFTYNLVQYLGQLGEDVVVRRNDETTLEEIEAMAPEAIVLSPGPCTPEEAGITLDVVRRFHEEIPILGICLGHQAIGQAFGGRVVRAGRVMHGKTSPVVNDGKTTFRGMPNPITAGRYHSLIVERGSLPDCLAVSAETEEGEIMGIRHQTFPVEGLQFHPESILTPNGKRMLRNFLETYVRKEELPC; from the coding sequence ATGATCCTGATGATCGATAATTACGATTCGTTTACCTACAACCTGGTCCAATACCTGGGCCAGCTCGGCGAAGACGTGGTCGTCCGGCGGAACGACGAGACGACCCTGGAGGAGATCGAGGCCATGGCGCCGGAGGCCATCGTTCTGTCCCCCGGTCCCTGCACCCCGGAAGAAGCGGGCATCACTCTGGATGTCGTCCGACGCTTCCACGAAGAGATCCCCATCCTGGGCATCTGTCTCGGCCACCAGGCCATCGGGCAGGCCTTCGGAGGCCGGGTCGTCCGGGCGGGGCGCGTCATGCACGGCAAGACATCCCCCGTCGTGAACGACGGCAAAACGACCTTCCGGGGGATGCCCAATCCCATAACGGCGGGGCGGTACCACTCGCTTATCGTCGAGAGGGGAAGCCTCCCGGACTGCCTGGCCGTCAGCGCCGAGACGGAGGAGGGCGAAATCATGGGAATCCGGCACCAGACGTTTCCCGTTGAGGGGCTCCAGTTTCACCCCGAGTCGATCCTGACGCCCAACGGGAAGCGAATGCTCCGGAATTTCCTCGAAACATACGTTCGGAAGGAGGAACTGCCATGCTGA
- the trpE gene encoding anthranilate synthase component I → MIFPDFDTFRTLAREGNLIPVYRELLADTETPVTALLKLRGERNVFLLESVEGSEKWGRYTFLGSSPRLVFRVRGREVHIEENGVSRVLEHDGDPLRVLKEILGRYRPVSLPELPRFFGGAVGFLGYGMIRFFEKKLDRRSGRVGETDDAVFLLTDTLLVFDNVRHTLKVVSCARTDGAADFRQAYDEAAGKIEDLIARLKAAPAPIVPPQERAGEGGSFEGTVTEEEFREMVVRAKEYIVAGDIIQVVLSQRFERPCSVDPVNLYRALRYVNPSPYLFFLKIDGFHLIGSSPEVMVRLEEGIAELKPIAGTRRRGATEQEDRRLADELLQDPKEKAEHVMLVDLGRNDLGRIARTGSVQVSQLMAVERYSHVMHLVSDIQAQLDDGRDAFDVLRAAFPAGTLTGAPKVRAMEIIDELEKYPRGPYGGAVGYISYTGNMDLGITIRTMMLENGMLSVQAGAGIVADSDPRSEYEETLHKAGGMFRAVALAENGFQLNGGAK, encoded by the coding sequence ATGATTTTTCCCGATTTCGACACGTTCCGGACCCTGGCCCGGGAAGGCAACCTGATTCCCGTGTACCGCGAACTCCTGGCGGACACGGAGACGCCCGTCACGGCCCTGCTCAAGCTGCGGGGAGAACGGAACGTGTTTCTCCTGGAGAGCGTCGAGGGGTCGGAGAAATGGGGACGGTACACCTTCCTGGGCTCGTCGCCCCGCCTGGTCTTCCGGGTCCGGGGGCGGGAGGTTCACATCGAGGAGAATGGAGTCAGCCGCGTTCTGGAGCATGACGGGGATCCCCTGCGTGTCTTGAAAGAAATCCTGGGGCGATACCGGCCGGTCAGTCTCCCGGAGCTCCCCCGCTTCTTCGGCGGGGCCGTCGGATTCCTGGGCTACGGGATGATCCGCTTCTTCGAGAAGAAACTGGACCGCCGTTCCGGTCGGGTCGGCGAGACGGACGACGCGGTCTTCCTGCTGACGGACACCCTGCTCGTCTTCGACAACGTGCGCCATACTCTCAAGGTTGTGTCCTGCGCCCGGACGGACGGAGCCGCCGATTTCCGGCAGGCTTACGACGAGGCGGCCGGGAAGATCGAAGACCTCATCGCCCGCCTCAAGGCCGCTCCGGCCCCCATCGTTCCGCCTCAAGAACGGGCGGGCGAAGGCGGATCGTTTGAAGGGACCGTCACGGAGGAGGAATTCCGGGAGATGGTGGTCCGGGCGAAGGAGTACATCGTCGCCGGCGACATCATCCAGGTCGTCCTCTCCCAGCGCTTCGAGCGGCCCTGCTCCGTCGATCCCGTCAACCTCTACCGGGCCCTGCGGTACGTCAACCCGTCTCCGTATCTGTTTTTCCTGAAGATCGACGGCTTCCACCTGATCGGCTCCTCCCCGGAGGTCATGGTCCGCCTGGAGGAGGGCATCGCCGAGCTGAAGCCCATCGCCGGTACGCGGAGAAGGGGCGCCACAGAGCAGGAGGACCGGCGCCTGGCGGACGAACTGCTCCAGGACCCGAAGGAGAAGGCGGAGCATGTGATGCTCGTCGACCTGGGACGGAACGACCTGGGGCGGATCGCCCGGACAGGGAGCGTCCAGGTGAGCCAGCTGATGGCCGTGGAGCGTTACTCCCACGTGATGCACCTGGTCTCCGACATCCAGGCCCAGCTGGACGACGGGCGGGACGCCTTCGACGTCCTCAGGGCGGCCTTCCCGGCGGGAACGCTGACGGGGGCGCCGAAAGTCCGGGCCATGGAGATCATCGACGAGCTGGAGAAATACCCGCGGGGACCCTACGGCGGCGCCGTCGGGTACATCAGTTACACCGGCAACATGGACCTGGGGATCACCATCCGGACGATGATGCTGGAGAACGGGATGCTGTCGGTCCAGGCGGGCGCGGGTATCGTCGCCGATTCGGACCCCCGGAGCGAATACGAGGAGACGCTGCACAAGGCGGGAGGGATGTTCCGGGCCGTCGCGCTGGCGGAGAACGGCTTTCAACTGAATGGAGGTGCAAAATGA
- a CDS encoding prephenate dehydrogenase/arogenate dehydrogenase family protein: MGIVGGGGGMGRWFARFFAGQGYAVHISERDSGTPLPELAAVCPVVVVAVPMAVTTEVIRRVGPHLKPGALLMDLTSLKEEPVREMLAATAAKVVGCHPLFGPDAADLKGQNVVICPGRGESGKAWLREILEQSGARVVETTPERHDRVMAVVQGLTHLNTMAMGLAMETLGEDPEMLERMSTPAFRTKRDMLEKVFGPSPRLYAELVTKNPSARAVIAAYEKAVAQLKRFVEEEDAEGLEEWLRRGV, translated from the coding sequence GTGGGCATTGTCGGAGGCGGGGGCGGGATGGGCCGCTGGTTCGCCCGTTTCTTTGCCGGCCAGGGATATGCCGTCCACATCTCCGAGCGGGATTCGGGAACGCCCCTTCCGGAGCTGGCAGCCGTATGTCCGGTTGTCGTCGTGGCGGTACCCATGGCCGTGACGACGGAGGTGATCCGCCGGGTCGGTCCGCACCTGAAACCGGGGGCTCTCCTGATGGACCTTACATCCCTCAAGGAGGAGCCTGTTCGGGAGATGCTGGCGGCCACGGCGGCGAAAGTCGTCGGATGCCATCCCCTCTTCGGACCCGATGCGGCGGACCTCAAGGGACAGAACGTCGTGATCTGTCCCGGCCGCGGTGAATCCGGGAAGGCATGGCTCCGGGAGATCCTGGAGCAGAGCGGGGCGCGGGTCGTCGAGACCACGCCGGAGAGGCACGACCGGGTCATGGCCGTCGTCCAGGGGCTTACCCACCTGAACACGATGGCTATGGGACTGGCCATGGAGACCCTGGGGGAAGACCCGGAGATGCTGGAGCGGATGTCGACGCCGGCCTTCCGGACAAAGCGGGACATGCTGGAGAAGGTCTTCGGTCCCTCCCCGCGGCTTTATGCCGAGCTTGTGACGAAGAACCCGTCCGCCCGAGCGGTCATCGCAGCGTACGAGAAAGCGGTGGCGCAGTTGAAGCGGTTTGTCGAGGAGGAGGACGCGGAGGGGCTCGAAGAATGGCTCCGCCGCGGAGTGTAG